GCGACCACCGTATCGCAGCAGGAACAAACTGCCTCCCTTCCTGTGAGGAAGAGGGTGGGCAACCGGCCCCCGGCCAGCCTGGGCCAAGGCACCTCTGAGTCACCCGGAGAGGGGGAATAAATCTGCCCGGTGGAGAAACGCCAGCCCGAGGGAAGGCACAGCCCGGCCAGTGCTCCCAAACCCGGCCAGTGCTCCCAAACCCGACCAGTGCTCCCAAACCTGACCAGTGCTCCCAAACCCGGCCAGTGCTCCCAAACCTGACCAGCTCCCAAACCTGACCAGTGCTCCCAAACCCGACCAGTGCTCCCAAACCCGACCAGTGCTCCCAAACCCGACCAGTGCTCCCAAACCCGGCCAGTGCTCCCAAACCCGACCAGTGCTCCCAAACCCAGCCAGTGCTCCCAAACCCGACCAGTGCTCCCAAACCCGACCAGTGCTCCCAAACCCAACCAGTGCTCCCAAACCCGACTAGTGCTCCCAAACCTGACCAGTGCTCCCAAACCCGGCCAGTGCTCCCAAACCTGACCAGTGCTCCCAAACCCGACTAGTGCTCCCAAACCTGACCAGTGCTCCCAAACCCGACCAGTGCTCCCAAACCCGACCAGTGCTCCCAAACCCGACCAGTGCTCCCAAACCCGGCCAGTGCTCCCAAACCTGACCAGCTCCCAAACCTGACCAGTGCTCCCAAACCCGGCCAGTGCTCCCAAACCCGGCCAGTGCTCCCAAACCCAACCAGTGCTCCCAAACCCGACCAGTGTTCCCAAACCCGGCCAGTGCTCCCAAACCCGACCAGTGCTCCCAAACCTGACCAGTGCTCCCAAACCCGGCCAGTGTTCCCAAGCGGAGTTGGGACAAGCCATGGCCGTGGGGATGAGAGCACGGTGGCACCATCAGGGCGGCTCAGCGGGCCCCATCCCACTGCACAGGGGGGGACGGTCaggtccccccagccctgcagcactgcactggGCACATCCCTGGCACCAGCGGGGTCCGGGGGCCAAGGGCTtgggggggggcgcagggctCAGacggggggtggggagggggggtgtgcAGGTTTGGGGCAGGGCAAAGCCACCCCTTATCCCCAGGGTCCCTGCTTCGTTTCCCACCCTGCCGTGCCCTGCGCGGGCTGTGCCGGGCTCCCCACCGGGATGCCCAGCTCCATTTCCAGGGGTGCTCAGCTCCCCCGTGCCCGGTGCTCCCGGTATCTCTGTGCCCGGTTCTCCCGGCTCCCCCGTGCCCGGTTCCTCCTGGCATCCCCGGACCCCGGggtgctccctgctcccccatTCCCGGTGCCCCCGTGCCCGCTGCTCCCGGGGCAAGCCCCCACGGCCGGTTCTCCCGGTTGCCCGGGCCCCCCGGGGCCTCCCCGTGCCCACGCGCCCCCGCTCCCGGGGCGGGTTCGCGATGCCCCGGCCGGTGCCAGGTGCTCCCCGCTCCTcctccgctccccgccccggcccggcccggccctcccCCGGGAAAGCGAAAGCGCGGCGGGCGGAAGCCGAGCGCTCCCCGCCGGGCCGCTCCGCACGGGGCCGCTCCGCCTCCGCACCGGCGCCGCTCCGCACCGGGGCCACCATGGCTTCCATCGGCAGCTTCTTCCGACGGAGCCTGCGGCGCTCCGGCCGCAGAGGTGAGGGTCGGGAGGGGCCGCCGGGGAGCACCGCCCTGCGCCGGGCTCCGGGAGGGCCGGTGCCGGTgtcggtgccggtgccggtgtcggtgccggtgccggtgtCGGTGTCGGTGCCGGTGTCGGTGCCAGCCCCAGGACGGCGGCTGCGGGAGCCGACGGCTGCCGTCGGAGCGGGGACTTTGCCCGGCGGCGCAGCGCGGCCGCGCCGGGTGGGACCGACCGGGGCTCCGGGGAGCGACaccggcagcggcagcggcaccggcagcggcagcggcaccggcagcggcagcggcgcgctggcccccagccctgcccgtaGGCGCTGCGGAGCCCAGCCTGGGCCGCCAGCCCCCGGCGGTCACCGCATCTCCCGGGGCTcgccccagcccccagccgTGCACCCCCTCCCCGGGAGCTGCACCCCACCCCGGGAGCCCACCCCGTCCCGGAGGAgtgtgccccctccccaggggttcaccccctccccggggcagcccctcccaccacagccccctaAGCTTTCCCAGCCCTTTGCCCACCACGGGCGGCATTGCGGGGCTCCGAGCGAGGGCACGGTGCCCCCCAGGCAGGCCAGTGCTGCGGGCAATGGGTCCTTGGGGATTTGTGAGTTTTTCCGAGCTACGGGATGGATTCTCGGCGTTCCCTGGCCCACCGCATCTCAAGCCTTGGGGCAACCTGTGGCTTTGGGGGGGTCACTGCAACACCACCCTACCCCCCGTCTGTTTTGTGCTGGCTGGCTCTGGCCCTGGGTGCGATGAATGTGGTTTGGAGCTCAGCAGGAGAGGTGTGAGAGCCGTTTCCTCTCGACCGGGCAGGTGGGCGGCTGCGCACCGGATCAGCGCCACAAACCTTCGTGCCAGGCCAGGAGATTCCGGCACACCGCAGCAGCCCGGGACTTTTccaggaggaaagaaacaggtTGTGCCGCATCGTAGCGTGGGGCTCAGCCCTCGGCTGATAAGGAAACCCGGCTCTGGTCAGGGAGGCTGTTCGTgcaggaaaatgtgtttttgttttaccACTGGCAGCTGCGGTGCCATGTCTGCGTGGGCTGGGGTGCACCGCGGCAGCCTTTGCCCTCTCCGTGCCCGGCACAGGGGCGGGTGAAAAtcctcagcaccagcagccccctTCCATCCCAGAGCTGCGTGGGCCCCCCTGGCCACCTGGATCATTCTCctccttgctcctgctgctggggggacTGTGGGGTGGTCCCCAAGTCTTCCCACTTGGGCTATGCGAAAGTTGGACAAAGCTCTTGTGACAGTGGCTCATGCTGCCGGGACACATGTGGAACTGGGAATCCTGCCGGTTTTGGGGAGTGCTGGAACCCCTGATGCCACATTAAACCCATCTGACACTGCGTGACGGTGCATGGTCCTGTACATCCCCAGAGCTCGTTTTCCAGCCCAGGGGTGGGGTGTTACGGTCTCAGGGGGATTTAGGCTCTGCCAATGAGGGCTTTGTGGCCAGACCTGGTGCAGGGGAGCGCTGTTGGGTGACACCACGCTTTTGGCAGGGCTCGCCACACCGGCTCGCTGCAGGCAGGCCCGCGGGTCCAGCTGCAAGGGGCAGAGCCGCAGCCTGGCACGACTGGCCTCCCTGGAGCAGCGGGTTGTACTTGGCTGTTTGAAAACCCCATGGACAAGATGCAAATCCAGCCCTTGCTTGAGAGTGCAtcttctgttctctgaaatGCAGGACGGGACTGGATAGGCAGGATTCAGCTGGCCTTTCACCCTACCCTGGCAAGCTGCGATGGGAAAACAACAGACACGGGTGCCCAGCGAGGATGGGGGATGCCGGCAGCCCTCCTTGCTGCACAGCCTGGTTCCAAGAGGTCCTGGCCCCGTAGGTGAGACTGGACTGAAGCCATTACTGGAGCATCCCAGGGAGCGGCAGGAGAAGCAAAGAGCATCTTGTCAACCTTTTTTCCCTGGCCTGGGGCTCCTTGCTGAGCTGCCATCCAGGTGATCCCTGCTGAGGACAAACCAGAGGTGTCTGCAGCTGGGTCTCATCCTCAGGATGCTCCTGGGCTTCCCCCTGCTGCAAAGGGACCTCTTTGGGATGACTTGCACCTTGCCAAGAGGAAGGACTTTGCATGTGGAGGTGGAGCAGCCTCAGGGTGCACACGGGTGAGGCTTCGTGCATCTCCCCACCCCGACCTGGAAAAGGCGTTTCTGGTCCCTGGGAATGGACATCCCATGATGGGACTGTGAGTGTCACTTCCTCGGATGAGCTTTCTGCTCCTGTTGGCCCATGATGACCTAGAGCAAAGGCTGGAAAGTTGTTTCCAGACTAAAAGAGGTGGCTACGGAGCCAGAGGGATACGGGGATGGGTTGTCCACCAGCACTGCTTTTGGAGGAGGATGTCATGCACCGGGGAAGAAGGACGATGGGAGCAGCCGGCCATGGCCAATGCCTTGCCCTgccaaactgcagcacaagtAAAAGAGCCCAGAGCCAAACTCCAGGATGTGGAGACAAATTGCAGGAGTTGGTTATTTCATCCAGCCACACAATTGTTTTCCTGCCTGTTATTCCTAGGAGCAGCTCAAGCATTTCTGTTCCCACCATAATCAGAGACAAGACCAAGCCCAGGACAGTCTCAGGGCCCGGGACCGGGGGTTTAGAGTCAtaagcagctgctgggagagggcagAGCTGCGGCACAGCCTGGCTCCAGCCTCCCGTCGGCGTTcagctcctctccttcccagcccccGGGGCTCACTGCCCCACCATGACCATCCCAGCACCCTTGGCGATGCCGGCTTGGGCGCCTTTCACTCTTCTTTCTAGTTTTTCAAGTTATGATGGCTTACGCTCGCCAGCCATCCTCCCCACCTGCCCAAACAAGAAATGGGATGTAATCTCAGGGAACTGCTATACTTTGGGAGCTGTGGTTTAGGGAATACCCTCGAGCATCTCATTTGCAATCAGCAGTTCCCAGGACTGAGGACATCTGGCAGGGAGAGGTTGGGATTCATCTTACTGGAGCCTTTGGAGGTGCTCAGACAAGATCtgtgctgtttgtttgcttgtttttccccCTAAGGGAATAAGATTAGCTGCTATAAAAGCATTCCCACACCTTCCCGCAGATGCTTTCTGCAGAGACTGTCTGCTTTCCACTGTCACACATGCTGGCTTCGCTCTGGGCATCCGTCCTTCTGCCCCTGATGGAATGGGGCAAAGCGGGGCTGGGAGTGTCTGATGGCAATTTGATTTTCCCCAGAAGACTCATAAAAGCCGTTTTGCCTTTCTGTGTCCCCAGCTGTTCACTGCCAGGGACCGAAACACCCTGTGCACCAGGGGCCAATTCCTTCCAGCCACTTTGCCCTGCTCCTGCGTCGCTCTGTGACTCCTCTCCTGCCCTCGGGACAGCTCCCACCTTTCATTCactctgctctgtttttctgtttggttggtttttggcTACAGAAGCAAAAGTGGACgcctctgctgcagaaagcaaccCCGCACGGGTGCCGCAGAGGCCAGGAGAACGGAGCTCTGTCTATTCTGCTGGGCAGTTTTTCTTCGAGTACCTGGTGGTGGTGTCACTGAAGAAGACATCAGACGGACATTACGAACCCAAGATAACCTACCAGTTCCCAAAGGTATTTACTCCCATCTTTACAGGAAGATGAGTTTTCCAAATTGAGAGAAAAAGGGATTGTTGCTGCTTCCCCATCACTAGAGCCAGGGGAGGAGACAGAAGAATACCCTGTGCCCTGCAGATGCAGACCCAGACCCCAGGGCTTTGCCTGCCATGGGTTGGGGTTGCTGGGACCTGCCGGTCCTTCCCTGTGGTCTGAGCCCAGGGCCACAAAGACCAGGAGAAAAATCTGAGGGGTGCTCACTGTCCCCCTATCCCAAAAGGGGAGACCACAGCAGTGAAATCACACCCTGGGGAGGTGGCACAGGAGGAGACCCCAGGTTCGCAGAGGGGGCCCTGGGtgcctctgctttgccccaTTTATCCATGGGGTAAAAGAGTCAAAAATTGGATTTTTTGGGAGATGCTTGTCCAGGGATGTGCAGGCACCTTCTGCTTTGGTCTGAGCTGGGGGCTGCTTTGGAAcacaccccatcccaccccatcccctggGACTATAGGCACCCTCCAGCACCCTGACTCTTGGCATCATTTCATTCCAGCGTGAGAACTTGCTgaagggccagaaggaggaggaggaacgCCTCTTGCAAGCCATCCccctcttctgcttccctgaCGGCAACAACTGGGCCCCCGTCACCGAGTTCACCAGGTACCTACCCCGTTGCGGGGTCTCGGCAGTGGTTGCCCACCCCTGAGGGCTGCAAGGGCCGTCCCGACCCCACACATTGTCTCTCCTTGCAGCGAAACCTTTTCTTTCGTCCTGACCAATGTGGATGGCAGCAGGAAGATCGGCTACTGCAGGCGGCTGCTGGTGAGAGCATCCCACCGCCCCACCGCCCATCGCTGGGTCGGTGCTGGCCGTGCCACCCCATCCCCGTGGTGGGACATGATGCCTTCTGCCATGCCCAGAGTACAGCTCTTGGGCATGTGCCTTAGAAAGCCACTCACCTTGACGAAGATGATGACAAGGGGGTTCCCAAAGGATTTTTTTGGAGCTTTCTTCTGCTGAGGCATCATCTGGGTGCTGGATGGAGGAAAGCAGTGCTGGCTGTAGCCCAGGGCTGGTCTGAAATGCAGCCAGGAGATGCAGCAGTTGGGAGGTGCCGTTCCCTGTACCAGTGGTCGCTGCCACCCCACCAATCTCCTGCAGCTTCCCTGGCTCCTTTTCCCTGGCCGCAGTGCTCAGGGTGGCTGCAAACCCCACTCAGGATTGGGATGGGGATGTGTGCGTGCCCATCCAGGTGCCAAGAGCCTGGTGCCCTCAGCCCCATCCCCAGAACCTGCTTCTGAACGGGGGCTGCCTTTCTCAGCTCATGCATTTGGCCAGCTCGGGGGGCTGCGAGGTGTGATGGAGGTCTTCCTTGGCTGCTGATTTATGCACAGCCTGCTTAAATAGGGCCATAAAGCCACAGGGCCATACGCCACAGCTTGGTGATTTGCTGGACCCCACCACCCTTGCACTCCCTGGGGAACTTGCCCACTTCTGGAGCCAGGGCTGAGCTCTGGCTGTTTGGACTGCACGTCTGGAGCGCTGCAAATGGACCCAGGATGGTCCAgttggaaagggaaaaaaagcctgggCACTCATCTCGATGGTCCCCGTTCCAGCAGGAGGCAGGATTAGCCCCAAGGATGGTGGGGCAGGACATCTCAAAGGACGTGTGTCAGGGGGAGGAAAGTTTGGGAATATGCCATTGCCTTCTCCGGACACCCTCTGCTTTTACAGCATCAACTGCATCCTTGGCCTGAGCTCCAGCTCTGAAAATCCCCAGCGGGTGATCGGGTATTTTAGCAGGAgagagtggggctgggggggatcTCTGGGGAGAGAGTGAGGGTGGACGATGCTCCAACACTTTTCCCATCCTCTTCCAGCCATCCGGCCGTGGCGTCCGCCTCCCTGAGGTCTTCTGCATCAtcagctgcctgggctgcttcGGGCTCTTCTCTAAGGTAGGGATGTGGTGGCACCACCTGGCAcggcgctggcccaggctgccacTCTGTTGCCTGCTGGGGTTTCccagctcatttttttttctcccccagatCCTGGATGAGGTGGAGAAGAGGCGCCAGATCTCCATGGCTGTGATTTACCCCTTCATGCAGGGCCTTCGGGAATCACCCTTCCCAGCTCCAGGGAAAAGTGTCACCATTAAAAGCTTCATCCCTGAGTCAGGCACAGAGGTTGGTAGGGGTCTCGGGGGCTCAGCGGCCCCTCCCGGGCTGCTCTGATGTGAGGAGCCTGGGCTATCTCTGGGATCATCCTCCCCATCTGCAGCACCCATAGGTGCTCACTGGAGCAGTGGGTGGTGGGTCAGGCTGCTGGGGGCCTCCTGCCCTGGGAACATGGGTGCCACCTCCCTCCTGGTCCAGGAGGAGAGCAGCAAGCagtgaggatgaggatggagcCCACCCACAGGTGATGCTGCCCCATCTTcgcagctccctcagcctcgGGCTGGAGCCGCCAGCACAAAACTTCCCGGACGCTGTTTCCGAACGTGCCGGTGCTTGTCCGAGCAGGGCAGCACGCCGGGGCTGGAGCGGAGCTGGCTGCACCCCGCTGGACCCCGCGTTCACACCTCGgggtgcagcaggcagggctgctggggtgcGTGGGGGTGCCGGGGCTGTCGTGGGGGTGTCAtgggctgcagcctcccctcGGCACCGTGGTGCTCAGTTCTCAGCCTCGACACTCACCCCAGTTCAGCATGATGAGCGAGCAGCCGCAGCGGCACAGGCATGCAGCGAGCCCAGCCCTCACCTGTGGAGAGGAGATCTGACACGGGCACAGCGCCCGCGGGGCTCCTCTCGCCCACGCACGGCCCAGGCTCGCACGGGCAGAGCCTTTTActtggctttttcttcctcttgtggCAAAGCTGGGGTAGAAAAATGGGTAGGGTCTGCCCCGGCACTGGACAAAATAACCTCAGTGCTGAGCACCCCAGGGTTGCATCCTGCCAGGGTGGGTCTGAGAGCAAGACCCCTCTTCCTTAGTACAATTTAGCAGCCAGCTGTCGAATTGCAAGAGATTTCTTCATCCAGGAAGGCTTGTGCAAGGGTTTGCAGGTTGCTCAACGCCCTGGCTGTGGGCCAGGCCGCGTGGATGGCGGCTGGGGGTGATGGGGAAGGAGGCTGCACCAGGGCGTTCTTCGAAAGAGCTGCACTTTGGGGCTCTGGGTGGGGGTGAAAGCAAGTCAAGGAGATCAgtgagaaaacagggaaaaggggTGAAAATAAATCCTGGGTACTGTatgggctgggagctggggatTGTGCAGGATTTGTGCTGGAATGGGGCTGCGGAGCCCAGCCAAGCCTTATGCTGTTGGCTGGGAAGATGCTGCATTGCTGGCAAGGTGGCCTGGCACGTGGAGGGGGGGGATTTCCCCCCCCTACAGCTGAGGAGAGGGGCCAAGCCTTCTCATGAGCTGCACAGTCCTATTAACCCTTCAGCGGTCACCgtcccagggctgcctgcagcacagcagatgtTTCGACCAGGTTTGGGAGACTCTTGTCAGCAGGACAGACAGGCCACCTGCAAATACCCGGCAGGTAACTCACTTTTGGGCCATCCTGGCTAGGAACAGGCGAGCTGGCCCTGCCAGGGAGGCTTTTGAGGAAGCTTTTGTGGTTTTCATAGCAAAAGTCATGCCCTcatccctcctgcctttcctggaagctgctgctcaCAGATGAGCTGGCAGACACCAAGGCGGGGGTACGTCCCTCTCCATCTCCTACCAGGGACTTGTGAGCGCTGAAGAAAAGAGGCATTTTGGTTAAAAATGCAGAGCCCAAACCAGTAAAGCCCACGGCGCACATCACTGCTGGCTTCCCCTGCATCCTCAGCGCTGCACAGCCCAAACCTCCAAGCAGGACAAGATGAGGTTTGTCCCTTCCAGAGGGACAAACTCTGGGTCATTAATTACTCCCACATCACCCTCGTGGGGGGCcaggggggcgcggggggggtGTTGTACCTCCTAAGCTGGGTTTTGGTGGCTCTCCCTCGGCAGCTCATCGAGCTCACGCGGCCCGTGGATGCCCACCTGGAGCACGTGGAGTTTCAGGCTCTGCTCCAGCGGCTCAGCCCCCACCTCATCCTGCACATCTTCGCCTCCGCTGTGCTGGAGCGACGGCTTATTTTcctggcagaggagctgaggTGAGTCCTgatctgtttatttaaaaaaaacaaccaaacaaacaataaaaccccTTGAAGGAGCGCAGGATGCAGCTCAGGTTGGGGTGGGATATTCCCTCGAGGGGTGAAATCACCTTTCCTCATGCAATGCCCCCATGGTGGCTCCTTGTCCTGCAGCGTCCTGTCGCAGTGCATCCACGCAGTGGCTGCTCTCCTCTACCCCTTCACCTGGGCTCACACCTACATCCCCGTGGTCCCCGAGTGCCTGCTCGACACTGTCTGCTGCCCCACACCCTTCATGGTTGGCATCCAGATGCAGCACCTGGAGCGGGTCCTGGACCAGCCGATGGAGGAGGTATTTCAACCGGGTGGGGGAAAGCATCTGGATGGAGCCAGCGGTTAGCCTGTGACGCTGGGTTTGGGTTGGCTCCGAGGCTGGAGGCTCTGGTTGTGCCCTTTCCCCatccaggaaggctggagatTGGGGCTTCTCACATCTCCTTTCCTGCTGGCACCTGGGGCAACACCTCTGCATccccctgggtgctgccagccaccccaggacccacagccctgccctggggggctTGGGGAGCTGCTGTTGGCCAGGCTGCCTGTTGGCATCATCCCAGCCTTGCAGAAGTGGGGATAAGCCACCAAGCCTGCAGCAAACACGGTCTCTGGGGGATGCCCTGGTACCCCCTGCCCACGTCCCTCTAGCACAGAGGGGCTGatccctctcctgccacccTCGCGGGCTGCGGACACACTGGTCTGATGGCAAAACGGGTGGGAGGGAGCCCAGATGCCTTGGTAGGGCTAAACACATCGCTCTCTGCTCTCTTCCAGGCTCTGATAGTTGACCTCTGCGAAGGAAAGATCCTCCAGGCGGTGGGTCCCCCTGCGCagggcgcggggctgcgggtGGGCTCGCTGGCCTGGGTGGTCCTGGGAAGGGCCCCTTTCCCCTCGGTGCCAGCTACCACATTTGGGGGGCAGACACACCTCAGTGTCACCCATCCAGGGGGAATGTCCCATGAAGGGATGTCTCCGaccactgcagctgccttgtcgtgagccagagcagcagggtcCCTGTGCTGGTCATCCCACTCCCTGCATcgctgcagcagcctgcaatGATAATTAATTAATGAGTTCTGCAGAAAGCCCCACTGATGggctgcaccagctgctggtCACGGCCACCTGAGCTGGGTTCCCACCGGTGCCGGGTCCTTCATGGCCCCGTTGCCTTCCAGGTCGGCGATGAGGAGGAGATCTTGCCCATCAAGCTGCAGAATGAGATGCTGACATCTCTGAACAggcacaacaacaacaacaacatacACAGTAAGGACATCCCTTTATATATGTGTAAAACACACACAAGCTGCCCTCCACAGATGACTGGGGCCCTCAGCAAAATGATTTTCCTAATAGGACCTGGCCTGGGATGTTTCTGCCCCCATTTGCAACAAAATGCCACCACAGGAGGGAAACCCTTTGGCCTTTCCCCTGTCCTGTGAAACACGAGAGCAGGAACAActaattctgctgaaaaaaatcaggttttgctGATATTTGGCCCACAAAGGTGCCACCACCTTGGAAAGCAAACACAGCCAGTGCTCCCTCAGCAAGATCAGTCTGATCTTTGTTTACTGGCAGAGGGAAGTTTTAAGCCATTTCATGGGATGGAAGCACAGACTGTGGACCAGCCAGGTTAAAATAAGCCTGTCCTTTCTGGTTCAGAGGTCCCACCCCACCTCTTGTGCTCCGTGTCCTCTTCCAGCATCCGAGCAGGTGAACACGCTTGTCTCTGAAGCCTTCGTGCAATTCTTCGTCCGAATGGTTGGCCACTACCCCTCGCACATCAAGTGGAGTAAAAATGGCTCGGGCACCTTCCAGGAGCGAGCCTTCTGCAAAGCCATCACCTCCAAAACCAGCCGCAAGTTTGTGAAGAAATTTGTGAAGACGAACATGTTTGCCCTATTTATTGAGGAAGCAGAAAAGAGCAGGATCCCACAGGAAGGTAAACAgccccctctccccttcccgCTTTGGCTGGGTGAGCTCTGCAAGTCCTGGGCTATTCGGGGAAGGGAAAGATGCCCTGTGCCCGGAGAGGGATGCAGCTCGAGGCTGAGGATGCTCAGGGCAGCGAGTAGAACCCATGTGCTCTCACGAGCTGCATTTCTCTGTCCCTGTCAAGcgatcaaaaaaaaaaatccctgggCTCATTTTAGATCTTGTTGCTTGACCAGGAACAGGGCAGGCTTGCTGAGAGCTCAGCATTTCGGCAAACATGCCAGTAGCAGCGCAAATATTTGGCTtggatgcaggcagcagctgggagctggctcctgcctgcaaGCCCTGCCTCATCCCTGCCACCAGCTCGGGCACAGACCTGCGGCCGCTGGGCTGGTCCTTCCCCTTCCCGGGGATGTACAGGGCActgggcagagctgagcctcctcccagcccaggaCAAGGACAGACGGGGTGACGGGGGTTGAGGAAGCCACCCAAACCTTCCACCAGTGGCCAGGGACATCCTGGCCCGGCACTTGCCACCCCCAAGGTGGCCAAGGtctccagcccccctgcagcccgtcCAGGGGGCTCGAAGCCCAGCACGACTTTGGTCGCCGCTCACTCTGCCCTTTTAGGTCAGGTTTGATCAGGCAGACACGGACCTGGGTCTGCCGGGGTTGGGGGAGAGGGATGGCACAACCCCAGCCCTCCCATCGCATTCCCAGCCTCTGTCACCTTCTCGGCTACCCACATCCCCAGGGTCTCCTGCTCTTGCTCTCCCTTGGTGCTTGGAGAGGAACCACAAAAACTGGAGTGAGCACAAGGGTTAAATCCTTACACTAACCCAGCATAATAAAGCTCTTTTTGGGTGGGTGAGAGGGGTGGGAGCGATCGCAACCACCCCCTGGGTGCAGTCACCCACAGCCCAGCCGCCTGGCTCCCGGGGGGCACGCGCGCTCCCCAGGAcgcagcatccccagccccagcgcttCACCAGCAGCCTTCTCTCATCCACAGcgtatttccagcagaaaataGCAGAGTACCACGAACAGAAGAAGCACCGACGGGACTCCTGAAGTCCAGCCTGGGAACacgggagcagggctgggaccgTGCAGGTCCCCgccagcagcactgtgctgcGCAGGCTCCACAGCACGCCGGACTCCGCTGGGTCTGTCCACCCGTTCTTGCCCATCCGTGACTCATGAGATGCGTGGGCAGCTCCAAACACCAATTTctaccctttcttttttcctcagggCATCGCTGCACTGGAAAACTCTTTTGCACAGAGCTAGCAAGTAGgctgtgatttcttttccaATCCTGCTAGCAACAGGGATGAACCGCCACCGGCGGTCCCATCAAAGGTCGTAGAGTAATGgttagagagaaagaaagaaagaaaaaaaaaaaaaaaggtaggaaatagtgctgtttttaattaaaacaaacctaGGTTTTGCAAATAAGTAACATCCTATTGAACAAGCTTCCGAGGTTTCTATTATTAACtgtttcactttattttctatCAAGAGATGTTCATTGTTAAATACCAGCAGGAACGGTTGCGGTGGATTTTAGCAGTTTCCTCTACAGCAGCTGTCTGCTTCACTGGTACCACTTGGAGCCCAGTTTAGctctttaaagaaacaaaaaaattcttttccaaCAGGTTATTTATTTGTGCTGTAAGCAAACTGTGAAGGCCACAGGGCTGTGTCGGGTAGGAGAGGGAAACAGCTGAATGACAGCTTTGGGCAGGGAGGAAGTATTTGTTAAATCCAGTAGTAAAACATGTCGACATCCTCCTCATTTCTGGTTTTGACGCCAACTTCTTTCAAAACCCTGCAGTTCATTGAAGCACTGTCTGAAATGTGATGCTTGCCGCAAATATAAAGCTAAATAATGGTCCTCCCCCATTCCTAATGCACTCATCCAgggaataaatatttcagcaggggaggctggtgctggctgcagcactgcccgGTTCCTTCCCACACTAACTGGGGCCAGACACTTCTCTCAGCAAGGGCTAGAGGCAAAGGCGAGAGCTTCATCCTCCTCCCCAGGATGTTACAGCCAAGCTGCCACATCACTCGGTACCCACCAGACACGTGCAATTGTTATCAAAAATACAGGTTAACACAACTTTCGCAGTGGTACCAAACGCCGCGGTGAGAGATTTTACATAAACACTAAAAAAGCATCAGGATGTCTGCCAGGCAGCTTCGGCTTTCAGAGCTGTTGAACATCTAACGAAAACAAGACGGCTGTAAAGGgcatttattttagaagtaaCTATCGGTGCAGTCATGCACAAACGCAACACAAACCGAGGGTGCAAACTGGACAGC
The window above is part of the Falco biarmicus isolate bFalBia1 chromosome 16, bFalBia1.pri, whole genome shotgun sequence genome. Proteins encoded here:
- the DENND2D gene encoding DENN domain-containing protein 2D, whose amino-acid sequence is MASIGSFFRRSLRRSGRREAKVDASAAESNPARVPQRPGERSSVYSAGQFFFEYLVVVSLKKTSDGHYEPKITYQFPKRENLLKGQKEEEERLLQAIPLFCFPDGNNWAPVTEFTSETFSFVLTNVDGSRKIGYCRRLLPSGRGVRLPEVFCIISCLGCFGLFSKILDEVEKRRQISMAVIYPFMQGLRESPFPAPGKSVTIKSFIPESGTELIELTRPVDAHLEHVEFQALLQRLSPHLILHIFASAVLERRLIFLAEELSVLSQCIHAVAALLYPFTWAHTYIPVVPECLLDTVCCPTPFMVGIQMQHLERVLDQPMEEALIVDLCEGKILQAVGDEEEILPIKLQNEMLTSLNRHNNNNNIHTSEQVNTLVSEAFVQFFVRMVGHYPSHIKWSKNGSGTFQERAFCKAITSKTSRKFVKKFVKTNMFALFIEEAEKSRIPQEAYFQQKIAEYHEQKKHRRDS